In the Eremothecium cymbalariae DBVPG#7215 chromosome 7, complete sequence genome, one interval contains:
- the MSF1 gene encoding phenylalanine--tRNA ligase (similar to Ashbya gossypii ADL305C), which translates to MKSLENESFIIYNETAIPSGTAQKNPNSSLSYIGKMKRVIDIFPRFTRSYAVKLAKTISVNGKTFETSESHTNVTPSIIALTSRSLHLNESHPVGILRSMIEKKLNSIDGAYKTYNEFEPVVTVEENFDSLGFPVDHPGRSKSDTYYINSKHLLRTHTSAHEMECFGNIKNKITDKPGFLISADVYRRDEIDRTHYPAFHQMEGARLWVRDKNLTSEGVGKHILQIREDVANLEQQLQAEKTRLIVQDDASLEGNPKQDYMTDLEVELCTRHLKRSIELVVAQVFNKKLESLGDVKQELKVRWIKAYFPWTAPSWEIEVWWKGEWLELCGCGLVREQVYLNAGYEPGTTIGWAFGLGLDRIAMLLFEVLDIRLFWTTDPRFKNQFKPGEVTSFKSYSKYPGTVRDIAFWLPDDEPRLPAIHENDLMEIVRNTAGDLVESVKLIDTFVHPKTGRKSLCYRVNYQSMDRNVTNEEINTFQEKVRTDLAALYGVELR; encoded by the coding sequence atgaaaagtCTTGAAAATGagagttttattatatataatgagACCGCTATTCCAAGTGGTACAGCACAAAAGAATCCCAATAGTTCGCTGTCATATATTggaaagatgaagagggTTATTGACATATTTCCTCGATTCACCCGCTCGTATGCCGTTAAGCTTGCGAAGACCATTAGTGTCAATGGGAAGACATTTGAAACGTCGGAAAGCCACACAAACGTCACACCGTCCATTATTGCATTGACAAGTCGTTCTCTTCATTTAAATGAGTCACATCCAGTTGGTATACTTCGTTCTATGATTGAAAAGAAACTGAATTCAATTGATGGTGCATATAAGACATATAACGAGTTTGAACCAGTGGTGACTGTGGAAGAAAACTTCGACTCACTGGGGTTTCCCGTGGATCATCCGGGTAGATCGAAGTCTGatacatattatatcaATAGCAAGCATTTGTTAAGGACGCATACTTCTGCTCATGAAATGGAATGCTTTGggaatattaaaaataaaatcacAGACAAGCCTgggtttttaatatctgCAGATGTATACAGACGTGATGAAATAGACAGGACACATTACCCAGCCTTCCATCAAATGGAAGGTGCCCGTTTATGGGTTAGGGACAAAAACTTGACATCTGAAGGGGTAGGTAAGCACATCTTACAGATTAGAGAGGATGTTGCAAATTTGGAACAACAATTGCAGGCGGAAAAAACAAGACTTATTGTTCAAGATGATGCTTCATTGGAAGGCAATCCAAAGCAGGACTACATGACCGATTTAGAAGTGGAACTGTGTACGCGtcatttaaaaagaagtatCGAGCTCGTGGTTGCACAAGTCTTCAACAAGAAACTTGAGAGTCTGGGCGACGTAAAGCAGGAGCTGAAGGTACGTTGGATAAAAGCCTATTTCCCATGGACTGCGCCATCTTGGGAAATTGAAGTCTGGTGGAAAGGAGAATGGTTAGAACTATGTGGATGCGGTCTTGTACGGGAGCAAGTTTATTTGAATGCTGGTTACGAACCAGGAACTACTATCGGTTGGGCGTTTGGCTTGGGATTAGATCGCATAGCTATGCTGCTTTTCGAAGTTCTGGATATAAGACTCTTCTGGACCACAGACCCAAGATTTAAAAACCAATTCAAACCGGGTGAAGTCACTTCCTTTAAGTCTTATTCAAAATACCCGGGTACCGTTAGAGATATCGCTTTCTGGCTTCCAGATGATGAACCAAGACTGCCTGCGATACATGAAAACGATTTGATGGAAATTGTCCGGAACACAGCTGGTGATCTGGTGGAAAGCGTCAAATTAATTGACACATTTGTACATCCAAAGACCGGCCGCAAGTCCTTGTGTTATCGGGTAAATTACCAATCTATGGACAGAAATGTCACGAATGAAGAGATTAACACATTTCAAGAAAAAGTGAGGACTGATCTAGCAGCATTGTATGGAGTGGAACTCAGGTAG
- the TAH18 gene encoding NAPDH-dependent diflavin reductase (similar to Ashbya gossypii ADL306C) has protein sequence MVPMKIAVLYGSETGNAYNFAAILSNRLHRFHFPHVLTSLGDYNARDILNCRYLIIICSTTGQGALPRNARESSQGDISGTLWTHLKKKNLPSDFLSHLNVAFLGLGDTSYTRFNFAIRKLHTRIVSQLGGVEIFPRLEADEMGLAGSNSGTGNGVDDVYFEFERRVLGFLTGKFPTRMVNGKQVKREAIADDVYLKPKYWLEFTEDQADYNEDITFIEDENVKYGSVVMNKIITAENHFQDVRQFVFKTQSGEEYYPGDTASLYPFNTDENVQAFIDAQPHWKEISDKPLKLVGEIDTRRFKDGGLVSPITLRNLLKYHCDIMSIPNKSFFMKIWTFAIDGERLSDGSSQLSQQREKLMQFGLSEDMQDLYDYCNRPRRSILEVIQDFESLKLPWKFLLDYIPEIKPRFFSISGKPCDNNLELTIAVVKYKTILRRIRTGLCTNYISGLENGEIIRYKIQHNSLFPKSLNVPIIMISPGVGLAPMKCLIHSSLFQDMHLFFGNRYKHKDFLYEDQLMKWHQTGRIKLFCCFSRDPDNSSGLKYVQDVIWKYGKEVAELIVAQNAIVYICGSSGKMPVQVRLTIVELLKKWGGFSNDKEAEIYIKDMENSDRYLQETW, from the coding sequence ATGGTTCCAATGAAGATAGCAGTCCTGTATGGTTCTGAGACAGGTAATGCGTATAATTTTGCGGCGATTCTTTCCAACAGATTACATCGGTTTCATTTCCCCCATGTTCTTACGTCATTGGGCGACTATAATGCCAGAGATATACTAAATTGTCGATACCTGATCATTATTTGTTCTACGACTGGACAAGGAGCGTTGCCTAGGAATGCGCGAGAGTCATCTCAAGGAGATATCTCTGGTACATTATGGACacatttaaaaaagaagaaccTGCCTAGTGATTTCTTAAGCCACCTAAATGTTGCCTTCTTGGGGCTTGGTGATACCTCTTATACAAGATTTAATTTTGCCATACGTAAGTTACATACAAGGATTGTCAGCCAACTTGGTGGGGTTGAAATTTTCCCTCGTTTAGAAGCTGATGAAATGGGCCTGGCAGGCAGTAACTCTGGCACTGGAAATGGAGTGGATGatgtatattttgaatttgaaaggAGGGTGTTAGGCTTCTTGACTGGAAAGTTTCCAACTAGGATGGTCAATGGCAAACAGGTTAAGCGTGAAGCGATTGCTGATGATGTATATTTAAAGCCAAAATATTGGCTAGAATTTACGGAGGATCAAGCAGATTATAACGAGGATATAACCTTTATCGAAGATGAAAATGTGAAATATGGAAGTGTTGTTATGAATAAAATCATTACTGCAGAGAACCACTTCCAGGACGTCCGTCAGTTTGTTTTTAAGACACAGAGTGGAGAAGAGTACTACCCTGGAGATACAGCTTCATTATATCCCTTTAACACAGATGAAAACGTCCAAGCTTTTATTGATGCCCAGCCACACTGGAAGGAAATCTCAGATAAACCCTTAAAGTTAGTTGGGGAAATAGATACAAGGAGATTTAAAGATGGTGGGTTAGTATCACCTATAACTTTAAGAAACTTGCTGAAGTATCACTGCGATATTATGAGCATCCCAAACAAGAGCTTTTTCATGAAAATTTGGACCTTTGCTATAGATGGTGAAAGGTTATCCGATGGTTCTAGCCAACTGTCGCAGCAGCGTGAAAAACTAATGCAATTTGGCTTAAGCGAAGATATGCAAGATTTGTATGATTATTGTAATAGGCCAAGAAGGTCAATTTTAGAGGTTATACAAGATTTTGAATCTCTGAAACTACCCTGGAAATTTCTACTTGATTATATACCAGAAATCAAGCCAAGATTCTTTTCTATATCTGGTAAGCCCTGTGATAATAATTTAGAATTGACAATTGCTGTTGTTAAGTATAAAACAATTTTGAGAAGGATTAGAACGGGCTTATGCACTAATTATATTTCTGGTTTGGAAAATGGTGAGATAATTCGTTATAAAATACAGCATAATTCGCTGTTTCCGAAGTCTTTGAATGTGCCAATCATTATGATATCACCAGGAGTGGGATTGGCGCCAATGAAGTGTCTTATTCATTCCAGCTTGTTTCAGGATATGCACCTGTTCTTTGGTAATAGATATAAACACAAGGATTTCCTTTATGAAGATCAATTAATGAAGTGGCATCAAACAGGAAGAATAAAATTAttctgttgtttttctCGTGACCCTGACAATTCAAGTGGATTGAAGTACGTTCAGGATgttatttggaaatatGGTAAGGAGGTTGCGGAACTCATTGTTGCCCAAAACGCAattgtttatatatgtggATCTTCGGGTAAAATGCCAGTGCAAGTTAGATTGACCATTGTGGagttattaaaaaaatggGGTGGTTTCTCTAATGATAAGGAGGctgaaatatatataaaagacATGGAAAACAGTGATAGATACTTACAGGAAACGTGGTAG
- a CDS encoding pyridoxal phosphate homeostasis protein (similar to Ashbya gossypii ADL301C) — protein MVYRITGVHAGIIGITRRMLSTTAYSSDRQIELCAAYKAVEQQVSNSINGCGRSRADVLLLAVSKLKPASDLMILYEYEGVRNFGENYVQELIAKSKQLPQDVKWHFTGTLQTNKCKDLAKIKNLYAVETIDSVKKARKLEESRAKFYPDASPVRCSIQINTSYESQKAGLCKEEEICELVEYLISPDTKHLQLRGLMTIGSWEVSHSVSGENKEFSILVGWKKKLDAKYGIDLELSMGMSSDFEQAIKQGTSEVRIGTDIFGARLPKNVPTD, from the coding sequence ATGGTGTACAGAATAACTGGAGTCCACGCAGGTATTATAGGAATAACAAGAAGGATGTTAAGCACAACAGCATACAGTTCAGACAGGCAGATAGAGTTGTGTGCTGCGTACAAGGCGGTAGAACAACAGGTGTCCAATAGTATCAATGGATGCGGAAGATCGCGTGCAGATGTGTTGTTGCTGGCAGTGTCGAAATTGAAGCCAGCTTCAGATTTGATGATTCTCTATGAATATGAAGGTGTTAGAAATTTTGGAGAGAACTACGTACAAGAACTGATAGCCAAATCCAAGCAGTTGCCTCAGGATGTTAAGTGGCACTTCACGGGGACTTtgcaaacaaataaatGTAAGGACCTTGCAAAGATTAAAAATTTGTATGCTGTGGAAACCATTGATTCAGTGAAAAAAGCTAGAAAGTTGGAGGAATCTAGGGCGAAGTTCTATCCTGATGCAAGCCCAGTGCGCTGTAGCATCCAAATCAACACATCTTACGAGAGCCAGAAGGCAGGGCTATgtaaagaagaagagatatGTGAATTGGTAGAGTATTTGATTTCTCCAGATACAAAACACCTTCAATTAAGAGGCTTGATGACAATTGGGTCGTGGGAAGTCTCGCATTCTGTTTCTGGGGAGAACAAggaattttcaattttggtgggatggaagaagaagctaGATGCTAAATATGGTATTGATCTAGAATTGTCGATGGGGATGAGTTCAGACTTCGAGCAGGCAATCAAACAGGGGACATCAGAGGTACGTATTGGTACCGATATATTTGGCGCTAGGCTACCTAAGAATGTACCTACGGATTAG
- the POL12 gene encoding DNA-directed DNA polymerase alpha subunit POL12 (similar to Ashbya gossypii ADL299C): MTTQSKLVTNFGPEADDVKIIGILESYMKLYALSVDELYIRWEQFSYHNQHLSLKLDESTLQNFKLFIQQQIEKKGNISHGSVNSPGASNSGRNPNLGKKPKMLRPTGGTGLFGFGGSPNTPVVKKRKLEDRSFLKNELQADGSSPIVDTRSSPIFNGENSSAGTPYSMKETAFPDKIIDTLNPDLPIGEGIDFNNESKVKMVPLYDQKKYKYRTMRQNLLDSADVLDEQINIFTDIIQERYNLGNSDLGDPTIQSQSALICTGRIVPDTPCDERLNMDSVAIETSRSAGIGRRIRLNLDDVKECSLFPGQLIALRGKNANGEYFKVEEILELPYLDFPVSSIQDIQESQLTLDSQMKIVVTSGPYTPKNSFDFTNFSEFVERINTKIKPHVLIMFGPFLDISHPLIKTGGIPKFPNLKFQPRTMDEIFLKVLAPILKNLNPKIQVILIPSTKDVLSKHVSYPQDAFSRRELQLPKNFKCVTNPATFQLNELFFGCSNNDIFKDVKEIPKGPNTLSKNRLDRVAEHILQQRRFYPLFPGNINTCKTSDDGTREHISGADLEVPYLGLTEFVGDFIPDVIIIPSELTHFARVVKNVVFINPGPFVRAGGSRGTYIQISISPPDVENGNVTKVADKDIYLHNVWKRARIDILTA, translated from the coding sequence ATGACAACCCAAAGTAAGTTGGTGACGAATTTTGGTCCGGAGGCTGATGATGTTAAAATCATTGGGATTTTAGAAAGCTATATGAAATTATATGCTTTATCTGTTGATGAGTTGTATATTAGGTGGGAACAATTCTCTTACCACAATCAGCACTTGtctttaaaattagatGAAAGCACTCTGCAAAATTTCAAGTTGTTCATTCAACAACAGATTGAGAAAAAGGGTAATATATCCCATGGATCGGTTAATTCTCCTGGTGCAAGCAATTCAGGAAGAAACCCTAATTTAGGGAAAAAGCCAAAGATGCTGCGTCCAACAGGTGGGACTGGGTTATTTGGGTTCGGAGGATCTCCAAATACTCCTGTAgtaaagaaaaggaagctAGAGGATAGaagttttttgaagaatgagTTGCAAGCTGATGGTTCGTCGCCAATTGTTGATACTAGATCATCGCCCATTTTCAATGGAGAAAATTCTTCTGCAGGTACACCATATTCTATGAAGGAAACTGCGTTTCCAGATAAGATTATCGACACTCTAAATCCAGATTTGCCAATTGGCGAAGGTATTGACTTTAATAATGAAAGTAAGGTGAAGATGGTACCACTGTATGATCAAAAAAAGTACAAGTACAGGACTATGAGACAAAATTTATTGGATTCTGCCGATGTATTGGATGAAcaaattaatatttttacagatattattcaagaacGTTATAACCTTGGAAATAGTGATCTTGGTGACCCTACAATTCAATCTCAATCCGCACTAATATGTACCGGTAGGATTGTACCTGATACTCCGTGTGATGAGCGCTTAAATATGGATTCAGTGGCTATCGAAACTTCAAGATCTGCTGGTATTGGAAGGAGAATCAGACTGAATCTAGATGATGTCAAGGAATGTTCTCTGTTTCCTGGCCAACTTATTGCTCTGCGCGGTAAGAATGCGAATGGTGAGTATTTTAAAGTGGAGGAAATATTAGAACTGCCGTACTTGGATTTTCCTGTTTCCAGCATTCAAGATATTCAAGAATCGCAGCTAACTTTAGACAGTCAAATGAAAATTGTCGTCACTTCAGGACCCTATACACCTAAAAATTCATTTGACTTTACTAATTTTTCTGAATTCGTTGAACGAATTAACACTAAAATCAAACCTCATGTCTTAATAATGTTTGGAccttttttggatatatCTCATCCTTTAATTAAAACAGGAGGAATTCCCAAATTCCCAAATCTGAAGTTCCAACCGCGCACAATGGATGAAATATTCTTAAAAGTTCTCGCGCCAATCCTAAAGAACCTCAATCCTAAAATACAAGTCATTTTGATTCCATCAACCAAAGATGTACTTTCTAAGCATGTTTCATATCCACAAGATGCATTTTCTCGGCGTGAGTTGCAGTTACCAAAGAACTTCAAATGTGTAACTAATCCTGCCACATTTCAGTTAaatgaacttttttttggttgttctaataatgatatctTTAAGGATGTCAAAGAGATCCCTAAGGGGCCCAATACTCTATCGAAGAATAGACTTGATCGCGTTGCTGAGCATATTTTACAACAGCGCAGGTTTTATCCTTTGTTCCCCGGGAATATCAATACCTGCAAAACTTCAGATGATGGTACAAGAGAACACATCTCTGGAGCAGACTTAGAAGTGCCGTATCTGGGATTAACAGAATTTGTTGGTGACTTTATTCCTGATGTCATTATCATCCCATCTGAACTCACACACTTTGCTAGGGTAGTCAAAAATGTTGTATTTATTAATCCAGGTCCATTCGTAAGGGCAGGCGGGTCCAGGGGAACGTATATACAAATTTCAATCAGCCCCCCGGATGTGGAAAATGGAAACGTAACAAAAGTTGCAGATAAAGACATTTACTTACACAATGTATGGAAACGAGCTAGAATAGATATATTAACAGCCTGA
- the APL3 gene encoding Apl3p (similar to Ashbya gossypii ADL302W): protein MTPKSTYSNMRGLQLFIADLKSAQNLQEQQKRIQSELVNIKTQFGTTSLNGYQRKKYVAKLVYIYITTNTARINDLLFGVDQCLVLLKSNVYSEKFIGYMSLELFLYHEAVKDRVLYPVIDQLKLDLESKDVNFTSLALNFIGIVGPGSKQFCNELLYEVFKIIKAPEYSALPKSKASLAFLAIVREYPSFLTELDDERLSAWISDIFALLDDECNYGLILTALPLLEFLAQHVAYDRCVALIPKLVQILYRCVVIAKDHPNEFSDEYKYAGMPNPWLICNLVKVLNFLITAPNANARFTLENIDQQSLGKLRLCVSKAIDLNTPQNNFSSNIQHTIFFPLLNLVIKLDPSFEAITSSILVLCSFLTSKDINIQYLTLHTLVKLACSSTKSSQDTIRKNCLPKSFQLLKEERDVSIARKQLDLIYSLTDEENVEYIVDQLIAILSNSKKKPSYIRDDLCVKISLLLEKFAKDINWFVMSSLKLLSLTQLEGSLNDDRIWQRLCQIVVNNVPLHKLTCSNLLDYLYENNASEAIVRTGAFLLGEYADLVVEKVSIGDIFNILADKYFLCDGFTKGIILTTMIKLYRFNPAISSPIIKFYQLELNSLDLELQTRAYQYLKVIQLSKIKNDDMSLVDTLLSSMPSFTKNGNHLVTRLGNLSLDQDDLSVSTVGNCSSFLMTRTSTPGPTPPPSRNLKTSYSNINLTADWQSGFQRMLIHSQGVFYQNSLIRILYRITQNTSQPFESKIGFTCINRTELPITGFHPEVVPLRTDDNPAYIINITGIAQFTIQPDERTLFSFDIIIRHTFSVHEAPILCFNFRYGGYNKELNLKLGYGILATLQAGSGPSTLPQFIQRWRALSDALGKEGEWDQSTTFKSLKTLSSTLVKMGFAIVKQTTVTNTLFAMGIIHTKSGGNFGCLLKFKFAGNQLDIVCKTTTEGTLAKDVVECIISAV, encoded by the coding sequence ATGACTCCGAAGTCTACATATAGCAACATGAGAGGTTTACAGCTTTTCATTGCTGATTTAAAGTCAGCACAGAATTTACAAGAACAGCAAAAAAGGATTCAGTCAGAGCTGGTGAACATAAAGACTCAGTTTGGTACCACTAGTTTAAATGGGtatcaaagaaaaaaatatgtGGCCAAGCTGGTCTACATTTATATTACTACGAATACTGCTCGAATCAATGATTTGCTGTTCGGAGTCGACCAATGCCTTGTCCTTTTAAAGTCAAATGTCTATTCTGAAAAGTTCATCGGTTACATGTCCTTGGAATTATTTCTATATCATGAAGCTGTGAAGGATAGGGTACTATATCCTGTAATTGACCAATTGAAGCTTGATCTAGAGTCTAAGGATGTGAACTTTACTTCCCTAGCTCTTAATTTTATCGGTATAGTTGGACCTGGCAGTAAACAGTTTTGCAACGAATTACTATATGAGGTGTTCAAAATAATCAAGGCGCCAGAGTATTCGGCGTTACCAAAGTCAAAGGCATCTTTGGCTTTCTTAGCAATCGTTCGTGAATACCCTTCATTTTTAACAgaattagatgatgaaagaCTATCAGCATGGATAAGTGACATCTTTGCACTATTAGATGACGAATGCAATTACGGATTAATTCTAACAGCGCTTCCGTTGTTAGAGTTTCTAGCACAGCATGTTGCTTACGACAGGTGTGTGGCTTTGATTCCAAAATTAGTGCAAATACTCTACCGATGCGTTGTGATTGCCAAGGATCATCCTAATGAGTTTTCAGATGAGTACAAGTATGCTGGCATGCCAAATCCGTGGCTCATTTGTAACCTTGTGAAGGtgttgaattttttaatcACGGCACCCAATGCAAATGCAAGATTCACcttggaaaatattgatcAGCAAAGTCTTGGAAAGCTAAGGTTATGTGTCTCGAAGGCCATAGATTTAAACACACCTCAGAACAATTTTAGCAGTAATATTCAGCATACCATTTTTTTCCCATTGCTGAATTTAGTTATTAAGCTTGATCCATCTTTTGAGGCAATTACCAGTTCCATATTAGTGTTGTGCTCATTCCTTACATCTAAGgatataaatattcagTATCTAACGCTGCATACGCTTGTGAAATTGGCCTGCAGTTCAACTAAAAGTTCCCAAGATACTATCCGAAAAAACTGTCTACCCAAATCGTTTCAGCTGCTAAAGGAGGAACGAGATGTATCAATAGCAAGGAAGCAATTGGACTTGATATATTCTTTgacagatgaagaaaacgtggaatatattgttgatCAGTTGATAGCAATTCTTTCAAACTCTAAGAAAAAGCCTAGTTATATTCGAGATGATCTATGTGTTAAAATTTCCTTACTGCTTGAGAAGTTTGCGAAAGACATTAACTGGTTCGTAATGTCATCCCTAAAACTACTATCGCTGACGCAATTGGAAGGCAGTCTCAATGATGATCGAATTTGGCAACGACTATGTCAAATTGTTGTGAATAATGTGCCTCTTCATAAGTTGACATGTTCAAATCTCCTAGATTATTTATATGAAAATAATGCATCGGAGGCAATTGTCAGAACTGGTGCTTTCCTCCTGGGGGAATATGCTGATTtagttgttgaaaaagtaTCCAttggtgatatttttaatatattagccgacaaatatttcttaTGTGATGGTTTCACCAAGGGTATTATATTGACTACAATGATAAAATTGTATCGTTTCAACCCTGCCATAAGCAGTCCTATAATTAAATTTTATCAGCTCGAGCTTAACTCCCTGGATCTCGAATTACAGACGAGGGCATACCAATATCTGAAGGTTATTCAGTtgtcaaaaataaaaaatgatgatatgaGTTTAGTGGATACCCTGCTCAGCAGCATGCCTTCTTTCACTAAAAATGGAAATCATCTGGTGACTAGACTGGGAAATCTATCTTTAGATCAAGATGATTTATCAGTATCAACTGTTGGCAACTGCTCAAGCTTTTTGATGACCAGAACTTCTACACCAGGACCTACTCCTCCACCATCAAggaatttaaaaacttcataCTCAAATATTAACCTTACTGCAGATTGGCAGTCAGGGTTCCAACGTATGTTGATACACTCCCAGGGTGTCTTTTATCAAAATTCGCTGATAAGAATTCTCTATCGTATCACTCAAAATACCTCTCAGCCATTTGAATCGAAAATAGGTTTCACTTGTATCAACAGGACAGAATTACCAATTACAGGGTTTCACCCAGAGGTTGTCCCATTGCGTACCGACGATAATCCTGCttatataataaacatAACAGGTATTGCTCAATTCACGATCCAACCTGATGAGCGTACTCTATTTTCCTTTGATATTATAATCCGTCACACATTCTCAGTTCACGAGGCACCAATTTTGTGCTTCAACTTCAGATACGGAGGCTACAATAAAGAGTTGAACCTAAAATTAGGCTACGGGATACTGGCAACTTTACAAGCAGGATCGGGTCCCTCCACACTCCCACAATTCATTCAACGTTGGAGAGCTCTCAGTGATGCCCTTGGTAAGGAAGGAGAATGGGACCAATCTACTACcttcaaaagtttgaaaacCTTGAGTTCAACCCTTGTGAAGATGGGATTTGCAATTGTCAAACAAACAACTGTTACTAACACTCTCTTCGCAATGGGTATTATACACACAAAGTCTGGTGGCAACTTTGGATGTTTGCTGAAGTTCAAGTTTGCAGGGAATCAGTTGGATATCGTGTGTAAGACTACCACAGAGGGAACTCTAGCTAAAGATGTTGTTGAATGTATAATTAGTGCAGTATAA
- the RFC5 gene encoding replication factor C subunit 5 (similar to Ashbya gossypii ADL303C), translating into MSLWVDKYRPKSLSSLSHSPILTKQLDALASSAKDLPHVLFYGPDGSGKKTRCMSLLAGIFGSGVFKMKIDARQFVMQSNNRKLELNVISSPYHLEITPSDMGNNDRVVIQELLKEVAQMEQVDFQTTSDGLARRYKCIVINEADALTRDAQAALRRTMEKYSRNIRIFMLCDSMSNIIAPIKSRCLVVRVPAPQTLEMAKIMETVCMSEGVTASEQKLQEIAEFSNGNLRLALLTLESMCFQNDLKLTDSAVLIKPDWMVVILKLANKILKERSVGSLVECRAILYDLLSHCIPPNIILHELVFGLLKSISSTQMKLAVIEWGSVFDERLALSSKAIYHLEGFLVRIMCVIDNSL; encoded by the coding sequence ATGTCACTTTGGGTTGATAAATATAGACCAAAATCATTGAGCTCGTTGTCACATTCACCAATTCTTACAAAGCAGTTGGATGCTTTAGCAAGTTCGGCAAAAGACTTGCCCCATGTCTTGTTTTATGGACCTGATGGCAGCGGTAAGAAGACGCGGTGCATGTCCTTATTGGCTGGTATTTTTGGGAGTGGTGTATTTAAAATGAAGATCGATGCTAGACAATTTGTTATGCAATCAAATAATAGGAAGCTTGAGTTGAATGTGATCAGCAGTCCGTATCATCTAGAGATCACGCCTAGCGATATGGGGAATAATGATCGGGTTGTTATCCAagagttgttgaaggagGTAGCACAAATGGAGCAGGTTGATTTCCAGACGACGTCTGATGGGCTGGCTAGAAGGTACAAATGTATTGTTATAAATGAAGCGGATGCTCTTACGCGTGATGCCCAAGCAGCGTTGAGGCGTACAATGGAGAAATATTCGAGAAACATAAGAATTTTTATGCTATGTGATTCTATGTCCAATATAATAGCACCAATTAAGTCTCGTTGTCTGGTAGTTCGTGTTCCTGCACCTCAAACTTTGGAGATGGCCAAAATTATGGAGACTGTTTGTATGTCGGAGGGCGTAACGGCTAGCGAGCAAAAGCTCCAGGAGATTGCTGAATTTTCCAATGGCAATTTACGGTTAGCGCTATTGACTTTAGAGTCTATGTGTTTCCAGAACGACCTTAAATTAACGGATTCTGCTGTACTGATCAAACCTGACTGGATGGTGGTGATCCTGAAGCTAGCGAATAAAATCTTAAAAGAACGTAGCGTTGGTAGTTTGGTGGAATGCCGTGCTATATTATATGACTTGCTTTCGCATTGCATTCCTCCAAACATAATTCTACATGAGTTGGTCTTTGGATTGTTGAAGAGTATTTCCTCCACTCAGATGAAACTAGCGGTGATTGAGTGGGGCAGCGTTTTTGATGAAAGATTAGCGCTTAGTAGCAAAGCTATTTACCATTTAGAAGGATTTTTGGTTAGGATCATGTGTGTTATTGATAATAGCTTGTAA
- the MRPL16 gene encoding mitochondrial 54S ribosomal protein uL16m (similar to Ashbya gossypii ADL304W) produces the protein MIFSNLCSRSVTSLRLSSPIRIGSRFTHEYAPRFKQQQKKHKGRVAVRTGGSVKGNSLEFGIFGLRLKSEGVRLTAQQLKEADNAIMRYVRKINNGKLWRRLCTNIAVCIKGNETRMGKGKGGFDHWMVRVPTGKMIFEIGGDDLHEKVAREAFRKAGTKLPGNYEFVTRNSLVRTGLHSFKDPKHDKSINYFEELKKSPTKEYLNDLKSKEPEFRLFRGR, from the coding sequence ATGATATTCTCAAACCTGTGTTCAAGGTCAGTTACTTCTTTGAGGTTGTCATCCCCTATAAGGATCGGTAGCCGTTTTACACATGAGTATGCTCCACGTTTTAAACAGCAGCAAAAAAAGCATAAAGGCAGAGTTGCTGTTCGTACAGGTGGTTCAGTGAAGGGTAATTCATTGGAGTTTGGCATATTTGGGCTTCGTTTGAAATCTGAGGGTGTTAGGTTGACTGCACAACAGCTGAAAGAAGCTGATAATGCGATCATGAGATATGTTagaaaaatcaacaatGGTAAGCTATGGCGTCGTCTATGCACCAATATTGCTGTTTGTATAAAGGGTAACGAGACCAGAATGGGTAAGGGTAAAGGTGGTTTTGATCATTGGATGGTGAGGGTTCCAACTGGGAAGATGATCTTTGAGAttggtggtgatgatttACATGAAAAAGTAGCCCGTGAAGCCTTTAGAAAGGCAGGGACCAAGCTACCGGGGAACTATGAGTTTGTAACCAGGAATTCTTTGGTTAGGACAGGTTTACATAGTTTCAAAGATCCAAAACATGATAAAAGTATTAACtactttgaagaattgaagaagtcaccaaccaaagaatatttgaacGATCttaaatcaaaagagcCTGAATTTAGATTATTTAGAGGACGTTGA